The genomic interval TCGAATTGACACTTTCGTGCAGGATGGCAATGCCATTGTAGAAATCAGGCCGGAAGGGAACTACGACTACATTGCCTATCAGTCTGGCAGTCAGTTCACGGTCAGTGTTGAAAAGCTGACTGAGCAGGAAGCTGAGTCCCGCCGCGAAGAGAAGTTCCCATACACGGGTGAGAAGCTCTCTCTCAATTTCCAGGACATTGAAGTTCGCTCCGTGCTCCAGTTGATTGCCGACTTCACCGGATTGAACCTGGTGGCCAGTGACACTGTTGGTGGAAGCATAACCCTGAGGCTCCAGAATGTTCCCTGGGATCAAGCGCTTGATCTGATTCTTAAAACCAAGGGTTTGGATAAGCGTCAGATCGGTAACGTACTTCTTGTGGCGCCCGCTGATGAGATCGCTGCTCGTGAGAAGCTTGAACTGGAAACCACCAAGCAAATTGCCGAACTTGCTCCGGTTCGTCTTGATATCATTCAGGTGAATTATGCCAAAGCTGCTGATGTGGTGGCGTTGATTGAAGCGGACAAGGAACTGATTACCGACCGAGGATTTGTCTCTTCGGACGTGCGCACCAACACTATCAGTGTGCGTGAGACCACTGAAAAGTTGGAAGAAATTCGACGCTTGGTCTCGACCTGGGACGTGCCGGTTCGTCAGGTGTCTATAGAAGCTCGTATCGTTCGTGCCCAAACCAACGTGGCTGAAGATCTCGGTATTCGCTGGGGTGGCGCAGCCTACGATGTGAGCGGCGACAACGTTTTCTCAGTCGGCGGCTCCCAGAGTGCGGTTGAAGAGGCCCGTCAGGCAGCCGGAGGCACCAATAACACGATCACCTTCCCGGGAGCATTGGCAGTAGATCTCGGTGTAACGGGTGAAGGTGCGTCTTCATTCGCCATCGGTTGGGGCAGTGACGACTTCCTGGTCGACCTGGAACTCTCCGCATTGGAAAGTGACGGTCAAGCCGAAGTCGTATCACAGCCGCGAGTAGTGACTGCGGACCGCCAGACAGCGTCGATCAAGTCTGGCGAAGAAATTCCATACCAGGAAGCATCTTCAAGCGGTGCCACCTCTGTGTCCTTCAAGGAAGCGGTGTTGTCGCTTGAGGTAACTCCGCAGATCACGCCTGATGACAAGATCATCATGGACCTGGTGGTGAATCAGGATTCGCGTGGCGAGGTAACTGCGGGCATTCCGTCAATCAACACCAACGAAGTTACAACTCAGGTGCTGGTTGGCAACGGCGAAACCGTAGTGTTGGGCGGTATCTTCCAGTCGGAGGTGGCCACCCAAACCACCAAGACACCGTTCCTGGGTGATATCCCGTACCTCGGTCGTCTGTTCAAGCGGACTGAGCATGTGGATGAGCGCAGTGAGCTGCTGATCTTCATCACGCCCAAGATCCTGAAGAACGATCTGATCCGCTAACGTCGGGCTCAGATAAAAAGCCGCCGGGTAAAGCCGGCGGCTTTTTTATGTCTGAATATCCGGCAATTGCGCGGGAAATTTATGGAATCAGAACCGCTGTGATATTCTCACCCGCCTGAACACAATCGAGCGGAAGTTATGTCTTTGCCCAAACGCGTTGTCCTGGTGGGCCCTATGGGGGCCGGAAAGAGTACGATTGGCCGAATGCTCGCCAAAGAGCTGGGCTATCGTTTCCTGGACTCCGATCGCATCATCGAAGAACGCTGCGGTGCGAATATCCCCTGGATATTCGATGTGGAGGGGGAAGACGGTTTCCGGTTGCGCGAGACGGCCATGCTTGAAGAGTTGTCCCTGCTGCCCGACACGGTATTGGCGACCGGTGGAGGTGCCGTCATGCGCCCCGAGAACCGCCCATTCTTGAAGCAGGATGCTGTTGTTGTTTATCTGAAGACATCAATCGAGCAACAGGTTGAGCGGACCCGGAAAGATCGCAACCGGCCTCTGCTTCAGAATGATGATCCGGAAGCGGTCCTCCGCAAATTGTTTTCGATCAGGGATCCGCTTTACACCCAGCTGGCTGATATCACCATGTATACGGACCGAAAAAGTCCCAGGCTGGTGGTCCGTCAACTGGTGAATCGAATGAATCCGAGGACGCCTCGGCACAAGCGGCAGGTACGCAAAGAGGGTCGAAACCATGTCTGACGCAGTCCGTGAATTGACCGTGGAACTGGGCGAACGAAGCTACCCGATCCTGATTGGGCAGGGTCTTTTGGGAAGTCGTGATCTATCAGGATATGTTCAAGGTTCTCAGGTCTTGATTGTGACCAATGAGGCGGTTGCGCCTCTATACCTGGATAGAGCCAAGAGCTGCTTTCCGGACAAGTCTGTCGATGTAGTCGTTTTGCCCGATGGGGAACAATTCAAGGACTGGCAGACGCTCAATCAGATTTTTGACCGCTTGCTACAAAACCGTCATTCCCGCAAGACCACCCTGGTTGCGCTGGGTGGTGGAGTAGTGGGAGATATGACCGGCTTTGCTGCAGCATGCTACCAACGTGGCGTTCCGTTCATTCAGATTCCAACGACTCTGCTGTCCCAGGTTGATTCCTCAGTGGGTGGTAAGACCGGCATCAATCATCCACTCGGCAAGAACATGGTGGGGGCCTTTCATCAGCCCGAGATTGTGCTGATCGATACCGACACCCTCCGCTCACTGCCGACCAGGGAAGTGGCGGCTGGGCTGGCCGAAGTGATCAAGTATGGGTTGATTCGGGACATTGAGTTTCTCGACTGGCTGGAGGCGAATGTAGATCGCCTGGTAGCACTTGATGCGACCGCGATTGCCGAAGCAATTCTGCGGTCCTGCGCCTGTAAGGCGGACGTGGTCGCCAAAGATGAGCGAGAGGGTGGTTTGCGGGCAATCTTGAATCTTGGCCACACCTTTGGTCATGCCATCGAGACTTTCGCGGGCTATGGTAACTGGCTCCACGGCGAGGCAGTTGGCACCGGTATGATTATGGCAGCCGACCTGTCGGCGCGTGAGGGCATGATCAGTCGCGAGCAATTTGAGCGAGCGGTAACTTTGATCAAGCGCGCGGGCTTGCCAGAGTTGCCGCCAAAAGGCATGACGCCGGATGATTTCAGAAACCTGATGGCCGTGGATAAGAAAAACGTTGATGGTCGCTTGCGCCTGGTACTTTTGGCAAATCTTGGTGAGGCCATTGTTACGGAAGACGCAGCGGCGGAGAACCTGGCCGCAACACTTGCCAGATATTGTCATTGTGGCTGACAGTTGGCAAACGCAGAACTGGGTTAAAAGGCAGCAGGGACGGGTGTGACCGAAGATCGACTGAGTAGTGCGGAAGGTGGAGGGCTTTTCCCTCGCCTACAAGAGCGTTACGGATTCAGGGCCAATCCTCTGGAGCTGGAAACACCTTTTTTCCCTGATGCAATGCGTCATCATGCACTGGAGACGCTGCGCCACCTTTGTGGCTTTGGTGACATGGCGCTGCTGCTTACCGGGGCTCCTGGGTCAGGCAAGACCCGTTTGCTGACCGAGCTGGTGCGCAGTGAGTCGGCGCGCATTGAATTCCATAGGATCCCAACCGCGGCTCTGACCGGTTCCAGGGCGCTTGCCGGCGCGCTCAAGGAGCTTGCGCCTTCATCTTTTCACGCCAATCAGGGCCCTCGGGACGCCGTTTACAGTTTTTTTCGCTGGTCTGAGGCCAAGGCCAAGAAAGGGCAGCGTATGGTGCTGCTTATTGATGACGCTGATCGGGCACCCACCGAATTGTTGCGGTTGCTGCTGGCGGGCTTTCTGGCAGCGGAGCGCGGGGCCGCCGCGGTACCGGTTTTTACCGGTAGTGATGACCTCATAGGCCACTTGGGCCTTGATCCAGTATCGGCCAACGTTCATCAGATCCATCTGCGCCCACTGACCCGGGATGAGGTTTTTTCGTACCTCGAGCCGCGAGTCCAGGTAGCAGGTGGCAAGGTCAGTGAGCTGCTGAGTGCCTCAAAGGTTTCTCGAATTCACGCTCTGAGCCAGGGAAGTTTTGGTCGGCTGAAAAGGGTTACACCTGGGGTTTGGCTCGATATGGTATCGGAAGCGCCCCGGACTGGTGGGCGGTCGCTGCCCTCGTTAAGCAAGTTGGCTTGGCCTGCGCTCGCGTTGGCGCTGCTTGGCGGGTCGTGGTGGTTTGTTTCTGATCAGTATGAGGATTCTGTCGCCAGCAACGAATTGCGGGCTGAGAACCCAGAGCGGGTGCGAAAAAGCATTACGATCGGTCCGGAAACGCCAGATCCCGAAGAAAGCGTTCCATCACCGGGCGTCATTGCTGACACTCGTCCAGAGCCAGAGCCAGAGCCAGAGCCAGAGCCAGAGCCAGAGCCAGAGCCAGAGCCAGAGCCAGAGCCAGAGCCAGAGCCAGAGCCAGAGCCAGAGCCAGAGCCGGCATATACTCCGAACAATCCGGAGCGCTTCGTATCTCTGCCTGAGTTGAAGGTACGCTCGGCATGGACCATACAGTTGGTGGCCGGAAACCTTGAACAAACCGCTCTGAATGTCCTGCGACAGTACCCGCAACTGGGTGATGCTGTTTACACAAAGGGTGAACGGCAGGGTGAGCCGTGGTTTATGGTATTCTACGGTGAGTACGCGACTAAAGCTGCGGCGAAAGAAGCGGTAGCGAGCCTTCCAGAATCATTGCGGAAACGGTCGCCGTGGGTCAGGACGACTGACGGGCTGTAGCAGCGCCTGGCGCTGCATCTACGGGCGGTCAAAAGAGCCCGCGAACTGGGAAAGCCGGCCATTGTTCCCCAAAATAACTCCGCTCTCATTTGAGTACGTATTTCTACGTGTGTAAAATGATCAGCCCCCATTTTCAGTGTCGAAGGGTGGTTGTTTAGCTGCGCGCTGACTAACTCTTTGATTGAAAAGCATTTCTACGCGAGAGAACGCTTATGATGACAGGTTTGTATCATCCCGACGAATTCAGGGACAACTGTGGCTTCGGTCTGATTGCCCATATGAAAGGCGAGACCAGCCACAAGTTGTTGCAAACTGCCATCGAGTCGCTGACCTGCATGACCCACCGAGGTGGTATCGCTGCAGACGGAAAAACCGGCGATGGTTGTGGCCTACTGATCCAGAGCCCGGACACCTTCCTGAAAAAAGCCGCCAAGGCTGCCTTCGGCAAAGAGCCCGGCGATTTGTTTGCCGTTGGCCAGGTGTTCCTGAACCCGGATGAAGCCAAGGCTGCCGCCGGCCGCGCTGCCATTGAAAAGCGTCTGACCGAGCAGGGTCTGGAAATCATGGGTTGGCGTGAGGTGCCGGTTGATGACAGCTGTCTCGGCCCCATGGCGCTGGATTGCCTGCCGCGCATTGAACAGGTGTTTGTGGTTCCTGGTGGAAAGGCAGAGAAAGAGTTTGCCATCAGCCTGTTCGTGGGCCGTCGTCACGCCGAGCGCGACATGGTCGATGATTCCGAGTTCTACATCTGCAGCCTCTCGCACCGGACACTGGCCTACAAGGGCCTGATGATGCCGGCGGACCTGGCGAATTTTTACAAGGATCTGGACGACCCGGATCTGGAAACCGCCATCTGCGTCTTCCACCAGCGTTTTTCCACCAACACTATGCCGCGCTGGCCGCTGGCACAGCCTTTCCGTTACCTGGCCCACAATGGTGAGATCAACACCGTTGACGGTAACCGTAACTGGGCCATCGCTCGCGCCGCCAAATTCAGCTCGCCGGACCTGCCGGATCTCCAGACGCTGCAACCGCTGGTCAACCTGACCGGTTCTGACTCGTCCAGCATGGATAACATGCTGGAAGTGCTGCTGGCAGGTGGTGTTGATCTGTTCCGAGCCGTACGGATGATGATCCCGCCCGCATGGCAGAACGTCGACAGCATGGATTCAGAACTCCGTGCGTTTTACGAATACAACTCCATGCACATGGAACCCTGGGACGGCCCCGCTGGTTTGGTTCTGTCTGATGGCCGTTACGCTGTCTGCATGCTGGATCGGAACGGTCTGCGTCCGGCACGCTGGGTTATCACAAAGGATGATTTCATC from Marinobacter sp. LA51 carries:
- the pilQ gene encoding type IV pilus secretin PilQ gives rise to the protein MFKKLNVYVGVIAFGLLSGLANAVTLEDVSFSSLPGDRLEVKLAFDGQPPEPTGYTIERPARIAVDLSDTTNGLGSRSIPLGSGNAQSMTVVETKDRTRLIFNLVELVPYDTVRSGNSLVMTLGGDASGSSSAGSTTSAPTAAPASNRPDALAGVDFRRGNNGEGRVVVDLGSESTPVDLSELGGKIRLTMSGISVPENLRRRLDVTDFATPVNRIDTFVQDGNAIVEIRPEGNYDYIAYQSGSQFTVSVEKLTEQEAESRREEKFPYTGEKLSLNFQDIEVRSVLQLIADFTGLNLVASDTVGGSITLRLQNVPWDQALDLILKTKGLDKRQIGNVLLVAPADEIAAREKLELETTKQIAELAPVRLDIIQVNYAKAADVVALIEADKELITDRGFVSSDVRTNTISVRETTEKLEEIRRLVSTWDVPVRQVSIEARIVRAQTNVAEDLGIRWGGAAYDVSGDNVFSVGGSQSAVEEARQAAGGTNNTITFPGALAVDLGVTGEGASSFAIGWGSDDFLVDLELSALESDGQAEVVSQPRVVTADRQTASIKSGEEIPYQEASSSGATSVSFKEAVLSLEVTPQITPDDKIIMDLVVNQDSRGEVTAGIPSINTNEVTTQVLVGNGETVVLGGIFQSEVATQTTKTPFLGDIPYLGRLFKRTEHVDERSELLIFITPKILKNDLIR
- a CDS encoding SPOR domain-containing protein; amino-acid sequence: MTEDRLSSAEGGGLFPRLQERYGFRANPLELETPFFPDAMRHHALETLRHLCGFGDMALLLTGAPGSGKTRLLTELVRSESARIEFHRIPTAALTGSRALAGALKELAPSSFHANQGPRDAVYSFFRWSEAKAKKGQRMVLLIDDADRAPTELLRLLLAGFLAAERGAAAVPVFTGSDDLIGHLGLDPVSANVHQIHLRPLTRDEVFSYLEPRVQVAGGKVSELLSASKVSRIHALSQGSFGRLKRVTPGVWLDMVSEAPRTGGRSLPSLSKLAWPALALALLGGSWWFVSDQYEDSVASNELRAENPERVRKSITIGPETPDPEESVPSPGVIADTRPEPEPEPEPEPEPEPEPEPEPEPEPEPEPEPEPEPAYTPNNPERFVSLPELKVRSAWTIQLVAGNLEQTALNVLRQYPQLGDAVYTKGERQGEPWFMVFYGEYATKAAAKEAVASLPESLRKRSPWVRTTDGL
- the aroK gene encoding shikimate kinase AroK, with the translated sequence MSLPKRVVLVGPMGAGKSTIGRMLAKELGYRFLDSDRIIEERCGANIPWIFDVEGEDGFRLRETAMLEELSLLPDTVLATGGGAVMRPENRPFLKQDAVVVYLKTSIEQQVERTRKDRNRPLLQNDDPEAVLRKLFSIRDPLYTQLADITMYTDRKSPRLVVRQLVNRMNPRTPRHKRQVRKEGRNHV
- the aroB gene encoding 3-dehydroquinate synthase, which produces MSDAVRELTVELGERSYPILIGQGLLGSRDLSGYVQGSQVLIVTNEAVAPLYLDRAKSCFPDKSVDVVVLPDGEQFKDWQTLNQIFDRLLQNRHSRKTTLVALGGGVVGDMTGFAAACYQRGVPFIQIPTTLLSQVDSSVGGKTGINHPLGKNMVGAFHQPEIVLIDTDTLRSLPTREVAAGLAEVIKYGLIRDIEFLDWLEANVDRLVALDATAIAEAILRSCACKADVVAKDEREGGLRAILNLGHTFGHAIETFAGYGNWLHGEAVGTGMIMAADLSAREGMISREQFERAVTLIKRAGLPELPPKGMTPDDFRNLMAVDKKNVDGRLRLVLLANLGEAIVTEDAAAENLAATLARYCHCG